In Parus major isolate Abel chromosome 1, Parus_major1.1, whole genome shotgun sequence, the following proteins share a genomic window:
- the LOC107207316 gene encoding protein-lysine methyltransferase METTL21C-like, which produces MAVEEEIMAGFTFVSVAGEEGHSTSSLLRPSSSSWTGRPLGSTDSIDEARWSQMEPEGESYSFQVHACIKNLWSVHPPTGNFPCPLSHQVSSVSQQNPALCFVRSDGHCWLAVFGSFSMISAQQPPFPNKIQRTMDCQSKEEETCEEQYDSENCTCSSEHAESDAGSPVTLKILQNWVPRVSHYFDKEHYTYVGHQIVIQESIEHFGAVVWPGALALSQYLESNQEQFNLKDKKVLEIGAGTGLLSIVACILGAHVTATDLPEVLENLSYNISRNTQNLNMHKPEVRKLIWGEGLNEDFPVSTYHYDFILATDVVYHHGALDPLLATMVYFCKPGTVLLWANKFRFTTDYEFLEKVCNIFNTTILAEFPESNVKLLKATVRKN; this is translated from the exons ATGGCCGTGGAAGAAGAGATTATGGCTGGTTTCACCTTTGTTTCTGTTGCTGGAGAAGAAGGACATTCCACCTCCAGTCTCCTGAGGCCCAGCAGTTCCTCTTGG ACAGGAAGACCTCTTGGTTCAACAGACAGCATAGATGAAGCCAGATGGAGCCAAATGGAGCCAGAAG GGGAAAGTTATTCTTTTCAGGTGCACGCCTGTATAAAAAACCTCTGGAGCGTGCATCCACCCACAGGAAACTTCCCATGCCCTCTGTCACATCAG GTCAGCTCTGTGAGCCAACAGAATCCAGCTCTCTGTTTCGTGCGGAGTGACGGTCACTGCTGGCTTGCGGTATTTGG CTCTTTTTCGATGatctctgcacagcagccacCATTCCCCAACAAAATTCAAAGAACAATGGACTGCCAATCCAAGGAAGAAGAAACCTGTGAAGAGCAGTATGACTCTGAAAACTGTACTTGCAGCTCTGAGCATGCAGAATCTGATGCAG GCTCACCGGTAACTCTTAAAATACTGCAGAACTGGGTTCCTCGAGTTTCACACTACTTTGATAAGGAGCACTATACATATGTTGGCCATCAGATTGTCATTCAGGAGTCCATAGAGCACTTTGGAGCTGTGGTATGGCCAGGG GCACTGGCTTTATCTCAATATCTGGAATCAAATCAAGAACAATTCAACctcaaagacaaaaaagtttTGGAAATTGGTGCTGGAACAGGCTTGCTTTCCATTGTGGCCTGTATCTTAG GAGCTCATGTTACAGCTACTGATTTGCCTGAAGTTCTTGAAAATCTTTCATATAATATTTCAAGAAATACACAGAACTTGAATATGCACAAACCTGAAGTGAGAAAACTGATATGGGGAGAAGGCCTCAATGAAGACTTTCCTGTATCAACTTACCATTATGATTTCATACTGGCAACTGATGTTGTGTACCATCATGGAGCTCTGGACCCCCTGCTAGCAACAATGGTGTACTTTTGTAAGCCAGGAACAGTATTACTATGGGCAAATAAATTCAGATTCACTACAGACTACGAGTTTTTGGAAAAAGTTTGCAATATATTTAATACAACCATTCTAGCAGAATTTCCAGAATCAAATGTCAAGCTGCTTAAAGCCACAGTTAGAAAGAATTAG